From a region of the Lactuca sativa cultivar Salinas chromosome 4, Lsat_Salinas_v11, whole genome shotgun sequence genome:
- the LOC111915858 gene encoding uncharacterized protein LOC111915858: protein MAAIYSLYIINKSGGLIFYKDYGLAGRMDTNDSLRLASLWHSMHAISQQLSPISGCSGIELLEADTFDLHCFQSLTGTKFFVVSEPGTHHMDNLLKHIYELYTDYVLKNPFYEMEMPIRCELFDINLAQAIQKDRVAYLGR from the exons ATGGCTGCAATTTATAGTCTTTACATCATCAACAAATCAGGAGGTCTCATCTTCTACAAG GATTATGGGTTAGCAGGCAGAATGGATACCAATGATAGCTTGAGATTAGCAAGTTTGTGGCACTCGATGCACGCCATCTCCCAGCAATTGTCCCCAATTTCCGGATGCTCCGGTATCGAACTCCTGGAAGCGGACACATTTGATCTTCATTGCTTTCAGTCTCTTACCG GGACAAAGTTTTTTGTGGTATCTGAGCCTGGAACGCATCACATGGATAATTTGTTGAAACATATTTATGAATTATACACAGATTatgtgttgaagaatccattTTATGAAATGGAGATGCCAATTCGGTGTGAGCTCTTTGATATCAATCTAGCACAAGCAATACAAAAGGATCGTGTTGCGTATCTTGGCCGATGA